The genomic region GGGTTGCAGATCAGCAGCAGCCAAGTCCTGCCTTCCAAGGCTGAAAAAGGCTTTGAGCGCATACCTCTATCAGTACGGGCTGAGGGGGATCTGCTGGCATTGCAAAGCGCTCTGGCTGTGCTTTCGAGTCAGCTGCCTCTTATGCTGGTGAGCGAAATGGACGTTCAGGTCATTGGAGGTCTGCAAAACGTGCAACAGACCGCGGCACCCCGACTGTCTGTGCAGTTTGTTTTTGGCGTGCTGAAGGGGGAGAAATGAGACGTCTCGCCATACCCCTTCTGGGCGCGCTCAACTTTACAGTCGTGATCGCATTGGCTTGGGCTTGGTGGTCGCCAGCCACGGGTATTCGCAATATCCATTGGGCAGCTCCCGAACCCATCAAGGTAGATTTGCAAACTTTGCTGCCACCTTTGCCAGGACCAGGCTTGGCAGATACGAGCCAGTTCGTCGCCATGCTGGATCGTCCGGTGTTTTCGCCTACGCGCCGTCCTCCGCCGCCACCTCCTCCTCCTAAGCCTGCTGAACCAGTCGACCGTTTTGCCCAGGCCAAACTTACTGGACTATATGAAGGCCAAGGTGTTGGCGGTGTCATCCTTAATTTAGATGGGAAAGACCGCAGAGTTGCCCTCAATAACGCCGTTGAGGGCTGGCGGCTGCAATCCGTTAGCACGGGACAAGCAAGCTTTTCGAAAGGTGGACAAACGCGGGTATTGGGTTTGACACGGGCTAGCTTGACGTCATACACGGGGGCCCCTCAGCAGAGTGTTGCGTCACCAGCTAGGGTGGCAGATTCAGTGCAGTCCCAGCCCGATGTCAACTCTGCGAAAAATCCGGTCTCTCCTGCAAGCAACGCAGCTGCTACGAGCGGCGCAGGGGGGGGCGGGGCTCCTGCGGTCCCTGCAACGCCTGCTCGTGCCTCTTTTGGTGGGCGTTCGGCTCGCCCCAATTCTTGATAGCCCCCTCAGGCATTAATTCATATTCAACGATGAAATCATCCCCTTACGTACTTGCAATCGCCCTCTGTACTTTGGGGCAGGGACTGCATGCACAGGTCGGTGCGACAGAGCAAGTGGCTCCATCAGCCCCTCCGGTGGCTGAGCCCTCTTCGCCCCCTGCGACCGCTGCGCCAAATGCAAAGCAAGACTCCATTGCAAACAGAGATGCCACCGTGCCTCCTGCAGCCACGGAAGGCAACCCAGCAGCTGCCCGTATTCTCAAAGGAACCGGCCAGGTAATTGCTCCACCAAAGCCTTCTCCTGCAATTCCAGGAACACCTGTTTCATTCCGGTTTGAAGAAGCACCGGTGGCAGAGGTCGTGCGCACCGTGCTGGGTGATATCTTGAAAGTGGACTATGTCATGCATCCCCCACTTCAAGGCACGGTGACTTTATCAACCCGGACACCGGTGACCCCTGATCAAGCGGTTTTCCTTTTGGAAAGCGCGCTGCAGGCCAACGGCCTTGCTTTGGTGAGAGACGCTCGCGGAACCTTTCATGCCGGACGGGCGGACGTACTGAAGAACTTTGGTGGCACCGTTCGTCAATTTGGCACACCGGGCAATCCGTCTATTCCGCCGGGGTTGGGCGTAGTTATCATTCCGCTTCAGTACATCGGTGCGGGCGAAATGGCATCCATTCTCAAGCCCATGGTGCCTCCAGAGGCGTTGGTCCGTGTCGATTCTGTACGCAATCTGCTGGTCATGATGGGTACGCGTACCCAGGCCGAAGGATGGATGGAACTCGTCAATACCTTTGATGTGGACTTGCTCAAAGGCATGTCTGTGGGGGTGTTCCCACTCAAACACGCCACGGTCAAAGAAGTAGAGGCCGCCCTCAGGTTGGTCAGCGGTGCCGCATCGCCTGCAGGCACAGCACCGGCAGCGGGGTCTGGTAATGCGGCTACTCAAACTCCAGCCACGATCGCATCAGTGCCCGGTGCGGCGGCAGCCGCAGGTGCCAGCATGTCTGCCCCAGCACTGAGTGAAAGCAGTCCTTTGTTTGGTGCACTGCGTGTGTTGCCTATCGAGCGTATCAACAGCATTTTGGTCGTTACGCCAAGAGCTTCTTATCTGGAAGAGGCGCGCCGCTGGATTGAGCGGATAGATCAACCAAGCGATGGTGGTTCAGAACCCCAACTCTTTGTCTATCAGGTCCAATATGGCAATGCTCGGCATCTCGCCTCAGTGCTTAGCGGGCTGTTTGGCGGTCAAGGTGCAGGGGCTTCTACAAGTGCCAACACGGGCGTAGCGCCAGGCTTGGGCGCGTCTACCGGCACGTCTTTTGGTCAGTCAGGCTTTTTGGGCGGGAACACATTCAGCGGAGGAACGACCGGATTGGGTGGCCTCAGCTCTGGAGTGAATAGCGCATCCAGAAGTGCCGCGAGTCTTGCCTCTGCATTTACGGGCGGTGGCGGTGTGGTGAACAGTCGTTCTAATCAAGCAAACACACAAGGTGCAGTCAGCGCCACGATCGGAAGCATCAGACTGGTTTCGGACGACCTCAATAACTCAGTGCTGGTATGGTCTACCCGTGCAGAATTCAATCGCATTGAAGCCACCCTGAAGAGGCTGGACCTTCCTCTGACCCAAGTGCTCATTGATGCCAGCATCATTGAAGTGACGTTGAATGATGACCTGCAATACGGCCTCAAGTGGGCATTTAGCGGAGATGCGCGGTCAGGCTACAGCGGGATCGGTTCCGTGGGTTCCGCAAGTGCAGTGAGTCAAGGGTTTTCTTACACCTTGCGCAATGCGGCGGGCATCACCAAAGCCACATTGACCGCTTTGGCTGAAAAATCTTTGGTCAAGATGCTTTCCAACCCGTCGTTGATGGTGCTGGACAACCATACCGCCACTATCGCGGTGGGGGACCAAATTCCTGTAAAAAGCTCTACCATCACTAATGACACCTCTGGTACCACCTCAACAACGATCCAGTACAAGGACACTGGTGTGAACTTGGCTGTGACACCATCCGTCACGGCGGGCAATATGGTGGCAATGCAAATTGATCAGACAGTGACCGACGCTGGCTCGCCAGACACAAAGACCACTGCGGGTGGCGGTGAGCGCCCCTTTCTGCAGCGCCAGATATCCAGCAAAGTGGCCGTCCGTTCGGGCGAATCCATCGTTCTTGGCGGTTTGATCAAAAATAACCAATCTTCAAAGAAGTCAGGTGTGCCTCTACTGCAGGATATTCCATTGGTGGGGAACCTCTTTACAGAAAAAGTCTCCACCGGCGTGCGCACAGAGTTGCTGGTCATCATTACGCCACGTGTGGTCAGGGCTGATGTAGAAATCAAAGAGGTCAGCGAAGACTTGCGTGAGCGGCTGAAGGGCTTGCGCGCGATAGAAGCGGACCTGCCCGCAAGGGGCGGCATAGCACCGACGGCACCACAGCCATCTGTAATGCAGTAATTTATTGTGGGCATGCACCCACTTCATACTTCTTTCAAAAGGAGACTTGGTGAAAATGTCACTAATTCAAGCTACTCGATCCACGTTTGTGGCCACAATGTCAGTTGCAGTGCTCATTTTGGCTGGCTGTGCCACCATGGGGGCAGCGCAACCTGAGGTCCAGGTCAAGCAGCGGGCTGAGGCCTACTGGAAGGCTCGCGCTGCTGGGCAGGCTGAACAGGCCTACGAGTTCACTACGCCCTCATACCGTAAGGTGCATACGTTTGACCAGTACAAAATGCAGTTCGGCAAAGGTGCCAGCATCAAGGGCGTGAGTGTGATCAAAGTCGACTGCGAGGCAGAAAAATGCACGGTTCGCACAAAAGTTGAGGCTGCACCCGCTTTAATGGGGGTAA from Acidovorax sp. DW039 harbors:
- the gspD gene encoding type II secretion system secretin GspD; protein product: MPPAATEGNPAAARILKGTGQVIAPPKPSPAIPGTPVSFRFEEAPVAEVVRTVLGDILKVDYVMHPPLQGTVTLSTRTPVTPDQAVFLLESALQANGLALVRDARGTFHAGRADVLKNFGGTVRQFGTPGNPSIPPGLGVVIIPLQYIGAGEMASILKPMVPPEALVRVDSVRNLLVMMGTRTQAEGWMELVNTFDVDLLKGMSVGVFPLKHATVKEVEAALRLVSGAASPAGTAPAAGSGNAATQTPATIASVPGAAAAAGASMSAPALSESSPLFGALRVLPIERINSILVVTPRASYLEEARRWIERIDQPSDGGSEPQLFVYQVQYGNARHLASVLSGLFGGQGAGASTSANTGVAPGLGASTGTSFGQSGFLGGNTFSGGTTGLGGLSSGVNSASRSAASLASAFTGGGGVVNSRSNQANTQGAVSATIGSIRLVSDDLNNSVLVWSTRAEFNRIEATLKRLDLPLTQVLIDASIIEVTLNDDLQYGLKWAFSGDARSGYSGIGSVGSASAVSQGFSYTLRNAAGITKATLTALAEKSLVKMLSNPSLMVLDNHTATIAVGDQIPVKSSTITNDTSGTTSTTIQYKDTGVNLAVTPSVTAGNMVAMQIDQTVTDAGSPDTKTTAGGGERPFLQRQISSKVAVRSGESIVLGGLIKNNQSSKKSGVPLLQDIPLVGNLFTEKVSTGVRTELLVIITPRVVRADVEIKEVSEDLRERLKGLRAIEADLPARGGIAPTAPQPSVMQ